The genomic region GAGATCGCATTAACCAGCTGAACTCACTTTTTTTTATAGTAAGGCCAAACAATCAAATGGGTGCACTACTAAGCAGCCATTTGAAATACGCGTACTCGTGACTTAATGTGCTGTTCTAATGTTCGCTGTGCAACACGCATATCGTATTCCGACTGCAAATTGAGCCAAAAGCGTGGGTCCATTGAAAAAAATAAGCCTAATCGTAAGGCGGTATCTGCGCTTATGGGTCGCTTGCCATGCACAATCTCACTAATTCGGCTTGGGGATACATCAATATCCGCGGCCAACTGTCGGGCGGTAATGCCCAGCGGACGCATAAAGTCCTCTAGGAGTATTTCTCCGGGGTGAATTTCTTCGAGTAGTGTTGTCATTGCATTCTCCTTAGTGGTAATCCACTATTTCGACCCCGTGAACGCCATCCTCTTTCCACAAAAAACAGATGCGCCACTGTGCATTAATCCGAATACTATATTGGCCATCTCGATCTCCACGCAAGGATTCCAGCCTATTTCCGGGCGGTATCCGTAAGTCCTCCAAGCGGGTCACTGCATGTAGTTGCAATAAGCGACGCCTTGCCACTCGCTCCACATTTTTGAAGCGATAGGACGCTTCGCTGTAAAACAATGCTTCGGTTTCTTGGCATCCAAAAGAACGAATCATAAGAAACTATATTCTGTAAAACAGAATCTGTCAAATGGAATTATTATTGCTTTCTGGCGAGCAAAGAGAACGTTTACAGAACTCGGAATCGCCAAGGCTCTAACGTGAATAGTCCCATCGCATGGGGTCAAGATATCTGCCACTAGAGATCTCCTAAAAGCGGGGTAGCCGCCATGCCAGCAGCACGTTCGCGATAACAGCAAACCTGACGAGACTGAGCTTGATCATGAATGCCCTAATGTATTGATGAATGTATTTGATAGGTAACATGTACTAAGCTCAGAGAGTTCATAAGCCAAGGTTCAGAATACGGTAACCCGCTAAACCGAACTATCAGACGAAGCGCAATTACCTGTAGGAAATCGCCTATGGTCTCTTAAAATCTACAATAAATTTAGACAAGCTCTCACCACGAAGTCTTGGGTAACTTATGTACCCTCGCTCTTTTTTTATGCTCTACTACACTTAGCATTTGTATCTGTATTTATGTTTTTGTTTTCTATTATGTATTGTGTTTACCTATTTTTTATAGGTACTGAAGCCTGAACGCTTGACTTGAACTGCCCTCGATATTTATGACCAGCACCTTCTTCTCCTTTACCCATTTGCTTGGCCAATCCTGGTTTATAGGCCTGATGGCAATTGTGTTGATTGGTGCTGTCTTAGCAGCGGTGCATTACGCCGAAGTGATTGCACATAAAACGGGTGAGCCCTATGGAACACTGGTACTAGCTATTAGCGTCACCATTATTGAAGTGGCTCTGATTGTTTCGATGATGCTCTCAGGTCAAGCCGGCTCTGAATTCATAGCGCGTGATGCCATCTTTGCTACCGTCATGATTGTGATCAATGGGGTAATTGGTTTATGTATTTTTATGGGTGGTCTCAAGCATTACGAGATGAGCTTTCGTAATGAAGGCACCAATTCCGCATTAGCAGTACTAACTGCCTTGGCAACTTTTATTCTGGTTCTCCCTTTAGTAACCGTCAGTAGCCCAGGGCCAGACTTTACTGAAAGCCAGTTGGCTTTTGCAGGCATTGCTTCCTTTGCTCTTTATGGGGCATTTATCTTTTTTCAGACAGTCAGTCATCGTGACTACTACCTACCATCGGTAGAAGAGCAAAAACTCGATAGCTCTATCCATGCAGAAAAACCAAGCAATCTCAAGACCGCTGTGAGCTGCGTTCTGCTCTTGATCTCACTCATTGCCGTGGTAGGTCTGGCAAAGGCCTTGAGTCCCGCGATTGAAGCAGGGGTCAATGCCGTTGGTGCTCCTAAAACAATTGTGGGTATTGCCATTGCTTTCTTAGTACTTTTGCCAGAAGGCTATGCCGCTGTCAGGGCTGCTAGAGCCAATCGATTACAAAGTAGTTTAAACTTAGCCCTAGGTTCTGGATTAGCCAGCATTGGCTTATCCATTCCGGTGGTGGCAGCCATTGCGATTTACTTTGATCTCCCCTTGAGTTTAGGCATCAGTCAACTCAATATGGTCCTGATGTACGTGTCTCTCTTTATTGGGGCGCTGACCCTAGCCATTGGTAGGACCACCCTACTGCAAGGCATCGTTCACTTGATTATTTTCTTTGCGTATTTGTTCTTGAGTTTGGTGCCTTAGCGCAGGCAATTCAATAAAAATCCGAAACATAATCTACTAGAGATATCCGTACTGCATAGTTACATTTGCATTTATTTAATAATCTTCAGACAGCGAAAGATTTAAAAGACTACAAGTAGCAGTAATAAGGCAGCAAGAACCATTGAGCCCAACTCAATGCGGAAGAATTTGACCCTTTTATAAACATATTCAATTGGTAAAATTACCTTTCTCCTGCCGCTTAATCGGAAATAATTTACCGAGATCAGCTTAGGCTCAAAGTCCATCAACACCTATCAGGAAAGGACTTTCAGCCCTTAGAAAGCAGTTACTTTAGTTGTCAGTCCTTACTTCAACGAGTATCGGGGCTATTTACTATCTCGACGAATAATCAGGTATTCAGGCACTTGATAACGCACAATAGCCCAGTAAATCCAAACATAGCTTATGGCAAAAACTAAAGCAAAGGCTTTTAGAGCTAAGTGGTAACGCCAAAATAATACTGCTGGAATCACTGCCATAAGACATAGCAACCACAGGTATGGCGAAGTCATGGCGTTGTGCTGAGTTTTAATCCAAGTTTCATCAGAATCTTTAGACCATTGCACTACTCTACGATAAATTAATTGGTGCAAATGCATGGCATCTGGCATACCAGGATGAACACGTCTCAAAACAACTCGACGATAAATTGTAAAGATCGTCTCAAAGATTGGATACATACATAAAAGGAGCGGAAACCATTTAGAAACTTCATCATGTCGAGCAGTCAAAAGTACAGATAACTCTGCAATCCAAAATCCAATGAGATAGGCGCCACCATCCCCCAGAAAAATCAATCCACGGGGGTAATTCCATATTAAGAAACCTAGTAGCGCACCAATCATAGCCAGCGATGCAATCATGATGTGGTAGTCCGACACCTAAAAAAGCGACATAAGCTATACCCGCCAAAATAATGACGGCCACCATACTAGATAAGCCGTTATAGCCATCAATAATATTGAAAGAATTAGCCACGCCACCAACAGCAAAACAGGTAATCGCAATTGCTACAACCGGATATGCCAATAAGAGATTATCAATCCCCAGTACCTGAACGGATGTAAGCCATCCATTAAGCAAGTAACCCGCACAGATAGCAGAAAACATTGTTGCCAATAGTCGAAACTTCACCCCTACTCGTTTAGTGACATCCTCAAGTAAGCCAGCTAAAAATGCAGGCAAGGCACTAACTAATAATAGTAGTCCAAAAGTACCTACGGATATATTTTCAAAATAACGCCAAACCAAGGCTACTAAGAGTCCGATAACAATGCCCACTCCACCGACTCTGGGTACTGCATTGAAATGGAACTTCTGAACACTCGTTACATCAGAATCTGCTGTGAGATGGCCATGCAAATGGTTATATCTCACTACCCATAAGGAGACCAATAAGGAGGCAAGAAATGAGAGCGCTAAAACCGACATGAAAACCCATCAATATAGAAATAATGATATTTTACCCAAGTAAAGGGCTTGCTCAGCTCGAATCTACTTACTCAGGATGCTCATGCTATAAGAGCTTCTCATCAGCTAAGTTCAGTTATCTTTCAGAATTTGGGCATCTTTTTCAGATCTAGCTGAATGGTAGCGCCATACTGATCACTCAGGCCAACTACTGATCGCAATGGAATGTGGCCTTTTTCAGAAAACCAGATTTCAAAGGTAGCATTGTCATCCTTAGAGGTAGTCTTGTAGTAGCGTACTGCCTTTATTTTGCTGCCATCAAAAGGAACTTCTAGGGACTCACCGCGCACTAAGGTGTAATTTTTAACTGAGCGTCCATCCGTAACAGGCAGCACTACTGACTTTGCGGGCAGCTCACGTCCTATAAATTGATAGCCCACCGTCAGCATATCTAACAAGCGACCAGTGTAGGGTGCTGTACCAACTGGTGGTGTACGTGAAGAGACTTTATAAAAGTTCACGATGTTTTTAGGGACTTCTACCTTGGCTAGGAGTAAATCCGTATTGCCGCGCTTCTCTTGATAGGTATTAGTCAACATACCTGTGGCACTCATAGTCCCTACTGAATCCCGAATCAAGTTCTGACCCCCTAGTGCAGTAGACATCCCTGCTAATAAGGTTCCTTTTGAGCTAATGTGGTACTTAGCACTATCAATCTTGACTTGATCTACTACGGTAGCAACCGTCATAGAGCCACTCACAATCTTATAGACTGATTCATAAGGACTAGGTTCTTCCTTGCTCCGGGCTAAATACGCAGAACGCTTTGAGGCATCCACTGTGACTTTGAGATCGTATTCAAATTGGGCGTTGATTGAACTAGCGGGGCCTGATCCAGAGGTACCAGCAACAGGCTTAGCCGAGCCAGAACTTTGCGCCCAAGATACACCTGAGGATATCGATACCAAGGCAAGCACTAAGACAACACCAGAGAGGCTATTACGCAACGTCAATGGAGATTTATTCATGATGGGGCTATTTAATGAGGGCTGTGTACATTACTTAATGTATTTCAAAATGATTATTATTAATATAATTAGTAGGTAGTATGCATTAGATAATGGGAAATAGGTAACTGACTTTATTGCTATGTATTTTTATTGCTATGTATTGATAGCCATATTATCAATTTCAAAGTATTCAACAGTATATTTGGCCAATTAATACTACAATCAAGCCGATTTTTTATGATCTTCTACTATTTTGAAGCATCTCAGTAGGCCACTCTTCCAATTAGCCACTTTTAGAATTTATAATGAATCATGATTGGTCTTTTAGCCGCCTTCTTCTCGTCATTCATCTTGACCTTGCTCATTATTCGCTTTGAGCATGTACATTCCCGTTTTTCTGGTGATACTGATTTGTCGGGACCTCAAAAGTTTCATACCAAATCCGTACCTAGAATAGGCGGTCTTGCAATCGCATTGGGCGTCTTTTGCGCCATCACCATCAAGCTCAGCACCAATCCTGAAGTAAGGCTTGAACTACTGCTATTGATTTGTGCTATTCCTGTCTTTTTTATTGGGCTATCTGAAGATCTCACCAAAAAGATATCCGTCAAGGTACGCCTTATCTTTACAGCAATCAGTGCACTACTACTTACTCAGCTGCTTGGCGCATCTATCAATCATCTCGATATTCCAGGCATTGATTATTTACTCTCGATTCGATGGATTGCAGTCGTCTTTACTATTTTTGCAATCACTGGCCTTGCCAATGCGTACAACATCATTGATGGGTTTAATGGCTTATCCAGTATGGTAGGTATCATTACTTTGATGGCCATAGGGTATGTGGCATTTATTGTGGGTGATCCCGCCATCATGTATCTGAGTTTTATTATGGCTAGCGCTATCTTAGGGTTCTTTATTTGGAACTACCCGCGAGGCTTGATTTTCTTGGGTGATGGTGGTGCCTATTTAATTGGCTTTTGGATTGCTGCTCTAAGCGTACTCTTAGTCTCACGTCACCAAAATATTTCACCTTGGTTTGCGCTCTTGGTAAACGCTTATCCCATCCTAGAAACCTTGTTTACTATCTACCGTAGAAAAATTCATCAAGGTAAAAGCCCAGGGCTACCCGATGGAATACATTTCCATACCTTAATTTTTAGAAGAATTCTGAATCCTTCCTGTGTTGCCACTGAGCGCGATTGGTTTAATGCGAATGCTAAAACAGCACCCTACCTTTGGATATTGGCAGGACTAGGGATTGCGCCAGCAGTGCTATGGTGGCAATCTACCCTCATCTTAATGGGCTTTGCATTGCTGTTTGTGATTTCTTATATATGGCTATATCGGCGTATTGTGGTTTTCAAGACCCCAAGATGGATGCACATTGAGTAAGTATGAATTGAATCATTATTGAATTCGCCTTGTTATTAAATACACCTTGTTATTTAATAATTTTCAACATACTTAAGATCTGCCAAAGCAGCATCAATACAATCAGACAAGCCACCACAATCAGGCTGAGTTCAACCCTAAATAGCCGCACACGCTTATGAACATATTCAATCGATAGCATCTTATTTCCTTTGGGTGAGTGAAAAAGATAGGCTAAATAAATAGATATTAAAGATCGATAGTCTAGGTTGGATTAGTTTGTATGAAATTTCTGAATAAGCTGACAGCACGTGGATAGCATATCAATAGGTTCTATATTTCAGAGCAATCTGACTGCTGTAAATGTATTTAGCTAGTGTTGCTATCTTACGCACTGAGATAGGATGGTTTAAAACACTCATAAGCTAACTATGAATCTCCATGATATTTTGTAAGACACGATTGTCCGTATAAAAGGTGTATATGCTCCCTTCACCATCAGAGCATACTCAAGTGACTTTGCTGCTTTTATTAATTTTTGTGAAGCGCGACATCAAGTAGCCATTCCGGCCCGCTCTCAATCGATAGCTGAGTTTTTTTTGACTTTAAGTAGTAGTGGGCGATCTTCCGCAAGTATTCGGCGGGCAATAGTCGGAATCTCCGCAATGCATCTGCTTAATCGCTTTTCTGATCCAACCAAAGAGCCAGAGGCTCTGCTGGAGATGAAGCGCATGCATCGCATCCTTGGGAGAGAATCCAAGCAAGCCTTTGGTATTAGCCAAGACATTCTTTCTCAATTACTGGCAAGTCTAGATCATTCACTTAGAGACCTATGTGATGCTGCTTTGCTCCAATTAGCCTACGATAGCCTAGGTCGTCGTAGTGAATTAGTCTCACTACAGATCACTGATTTACAGCAACTTACACAGGGTGGCAAAACTCGACATACTATCTTGCTTCGTAAAAGTAAGGTAGATCAAGATGCAAAAGGTCGTTGGATCACCTTACGACCAGGCACAGTCGATGCCGTGAAGCGCTGGACCACTGCCGCAAAAATAGATAAGGGGCTTATATTGCGGGGAGTTGATCGTAAGGGCGATATTAGTGATTTTTTATGCTGCGGGCAGATCAATCGGATCTTTAAGCGTATTGCCAGCCAGGCCAAGATTGATCCTGTACTTATTAAAAGAATTAGTGGTCATTCACTTCGAATTGGGGCCGCTCAGGATTTACTGGTTTCTGGGGCAAGCATGCCAATGATTATGAGCAGGGGTCGCTGGACAAAGACTGACACCGTGATGCGTTATCTTGAGCAGTATGGTGGAAGAGATCTCTAAAAAAATAGAGATTTGAATTCTGATCCCCCTACTCTCAAAATAGAAGTTTTTATTGCCATCGCAAGCAGTCAAACTAAAAGCCCTTTAGGGGCTTTTAGTTTATGCAGCCTTGGCTACCTTTTCTTTCTTGGGATGATTTGATTGATCCCTTAACTTTGATCTCGCTAAACTTTGCTTTTCCAAAGCCTCGAGGGCCACCATCTTCAGTTCACCATCGGCAAACCGCTTCAACGCCTCTCGCATTAGAGGCTGATAGCCCAATTGATACTTTCCACCCAAAAGCTTGAACATATCAATTAACTCCTTATCCAAGCGAATGGAGATCATTTGCAAACCAAGCGCATCATCTATGTCAGATACTAATTTACTTGGTGCCACGTTCACATGCTCTAGACTTTGCCCAAGTTCGCCACTCTCCCATGCTTCAGGAGAGTTTGTAATTTCCTTTGCAAGCTGTTTGGAGTTCATTTGCTTCCTCTTTTATAAGATTAAACTTACTATGTAGTGATTATTTAGAGTTTTTGTATATACTTAATTCTACTTCATTAGGCGGATAGATTGTTTTCAGGAAAACCTGTCCTTCCTTAAAAACACGAACCACTTTGAGCCCAACAGACTGATGATTTTCTGATATAAACCAATAGGTTCGAGGGTTTGTTTTGTTGTTCAGCCTTTTATCTTCAATGTATCTTGGGTTATTGTGGTTAAAAAAACAGTCCTCAACATCCACCCTCCTGAGATGGTGCTTTTCCTAAATATGATCCAAAACAACCTGACTTGTTATTAAATTTTTCATTTGCAGCCCAATGAAATTGTATATACAAATTGTATCGTATATTTTCAAATGGGTCAATACATTGAGTGGGGGTTTTATGCTTTCACTCTGATATTTATTTGCAGGTTTGGTAACACCGCGTAACGGGCTTATTACTTATCAATTGAGTTCATAAGCTCATCCATCTTTTCTTGAAGTTTTCTTTCAGATCTCTCCATTGACTCAAGCATAGCCAATACTCCAAGATTTGGATTGGTAGCAACGCCATTTGCAACATTAGCAAATGCCTCTGTCACTTCTGATCTGAGCTCACGAGCCGCCTTGTGATAGGCAGTCCATTGATCTAGGAGCTCATAAAACAGGTCCTGAGCTTTTTCAGTTTTCATAATTAATTACTAAAGCACCCAATTTTCTAGCGCTAAATTTGGAACTCTTTTAAATTCTC from Polynucleobacter antarcticus harbors:
- a CDS encoding HigA family addiction module antitoxin; this translates as MTTLLEEIHPGEILLEDFMRPLGITARQLAADIDVSPSRISEIVHGKRPISADTALRLGLFFSMDPRFWLNLQSEYDMRVAQRTLEQHIKSRVRVFQMAA
- a CDS encoding type II toxin-antitoxin system RelE/ParE family toxin; its protein translation is MIRSFGCQETEALFYSEASYRFKNVERVARRRLLQLHAVTRLEDLRIPPGNRLESLRGDRDGQYSIRINAQWRICFLWKEDGVHGVEIVDYH
- a CDS encoding calcium:proton antiporter, giving the protein MTSTFFSFTHLLGQSWFIGLMAIVLIGAVLAAVHYAEVIAHKTGEPYGTLVLAISVTIIEVALIVSMMLSGQAGSEFIARDAIFATVMIVINGVIGLCIFMGGLKHYEMSFRNEGTNSALAVLTALATFILVLPLVTVSSPGPDFTESQLAFAGIASFALYGAFIFFQTVSHRDYYLPSVEEQKLDSSIHAEKPSNLKTAVSCVLLLISLIAVVGLAKALSPAIEAGVNAVGAPKTIVGIAIAFLVLLPEGYAAVRAARANRLQSSLNLALGSGLASIGLSIPVVAAIAIYFDLPLSLGISQLNMVLMYVSLFIGALTLAIGRTTLLQGIVHLIIFFAYLFLSLVP
- a CDS encoding DUF3108 domain-containing protein encodes the protein MNKSPLTLRNSLSGVVLVLALVSISSGVSWAQSSGSAKPVAGTSGSGPASSINAQFEYDLKVTVDASKRSAYLARSKEEPSPYESVYKIVSGSMTVATVVDQVKIDSAKYHISSKGTLLAGMSTALGGQNLIRDSVGTMSATGMLTNTYQEKRGNTDLLLAKVEVPKNIVNFYKVSSRTPPVGTAPYTGRLLDMLTVGYQFIGRELPAKSVVLPVTDGRSVKNYTLVRGESLEVPFDGSKIKAVRYYKTTSKDDNATFEIWFSEKGHIPLRSVVGLSDQYGATIQLDLKKMPKF
- a CDS encoding MraY family glycosyltransferase: MIGLLAAFFSSFILTLLIIRFEHVHSRFSGDTDLSGPQKFHTKSVPRIGGLAIALGVFCAITIKLSTNPEVRLELLLLICAIPVFFIGLSEDLTKKISVKVRLIFTAISALLLTQLLGASINHLDIPGIDYLLSIRWIAVVFTIFAITGLANAYNIIDGFNGLSSMVGIITLMAIGYVAFIVGDPAIMYLSFIMASAILGFFIWNYPRGLIFLGDGGAYLIGFWIAALSVLLVSRHQNISPWFALLVNAYPILETLFTIYRRKIHQGKSPGLPDGIHFHTLIFRRILNPSCVATERDWFNANAKTAPYLWILAGLGIAPAVLWWQSTLILMGFALLFVISYIWLYRRIVVFKTPRWMHIE
- a CDS encoding tyrosine-type recombinase/integrase, which translates into the protein MHLLNRFSDPTKEPEALLEMKRMHRILGRESKQAFGISQDILSQLLASLDHSLRDLCDAALLQLAYDSLGRRSELVSLQITDLQQLTQGGKTRHTILLRKSKVDQDAKGRWITLRPGTVDAVKRWTTAAKIDKGLILRGVDRKGDISDFLCCGQINRIFKRIASQAKIDPVLIKRISGHSLRIGAAQDLLVSGASMPMIMSRGRWTKTDTVMRYLEQYGGRDL